In Oncorhynchus gorbuscha isolate QuinsamMale2020 ecotype Even-year linkage group LG02, OgorEven_v1.0, whole genome shotgun sequence, a single genomic region encodes these proteins:
- the LOC124004433 gene encoding caldesmon-like isoform X1, with amino-acid sequence MDDDFDQRMELRRQRREQMRLDAEKGFSTTDDDEEAARERRRNAREERMKKAEMEESSSSTVTTEVNNTHSVTETESSSTGAEVSSSAGDGDDVVLLDRLAKREERRQKRLKEALDRQKEFDPTITDGNENSQEEPFPSGRHRGTEEEKEEKPAQEEVTTNSWSREEEKEVKEEEATPKEEETEPVTEPERAEEVEEEKKEEDIEETQIVQEKCIEFVVPAAPLQECGFEISIMPKMAVEDKSVDEISKKEEEEKQKKELEEKEAAAKLKKEAEEKVEKERKEAEEKAAKLKKEEEEKAAKLKKEEEEKAAKLKKEEEKAAKLKKEEEKNAQLKKEAEEKEKAVNLKREAEEKEKAAKLNEEKAAKIKKGEEEEKAAKLKKEAEEKAAKLKKEAEEKAEKLKKEAEEKAKQSKQAEGKNQVEEEKSKKREATKVELEKPKLRSVRKDEKESSLSKQQNGGVARSAEDQERLEAERKLEELKRRRDEADSEEFEKMKQKQHESEAELEELKKKREGRKKVIEEEEKQKKAELAEKKAKEQEERKRLKEEIEQRRKDAAEKKKQMIEESGDGDKKPFTLGVTPKGKIGERAEFLNQRAQKGCKTSHAPIVSKIGNRLDLYTAAVQTNRDVRSPKSPVSDLPETPSIRNIKSMWEKGNVGVATESPKPMNKDAADIKVGVAGLTKGWGKSPADTGKAAAAAAEKADDLKPVDVGNKRSLWETKGSSPAKVTVGGKNKSVTNAGVGR; translated from the exons GGGCTTCAGCACaactgatgatgatgaggaggcgGCTCGCGAGCGTAGGAGAAACGCTCGTGAGGAACGAATGAAAAAGGCGGAGATGGAGGAGTCTAGCAGCAGCACCGTGACAACAGAGGTCAACAACACTCACAG tgtgacagagacagagtcctccTCCACCGGTGCAGAGGTGAGCTCCTCAGCAGGTGATGGGGATGACGTGGTACTCCTGGACCGCCTGGCCAAGCGGGAGGAACGCAGACAGAAGAGGTTGAAAGAGGCACTAGATAGACAGAAGGAGTTCGACCCTACCATCACCGATGGTAATGAGAACAGCCAGGAGGAGCCCTTCCCTAGCGGGCGCCACCgaggcacagaggaggagaaggaggagaaaccAGCCCAGGAGGAAGTAACCACCAACTcctggagtagagaggaggagaaggaggtgaaagaagaggaggcgaCGCCAAAGGAGGAAGAGACTGAACCCGTCACAGAGCCTGAGAGAgctgaggaggtggaggaagagaagaaagag GAAGACATTGAAGAAACACAAATAGTACAAGAGAAATGTATTGAATTTGTTGTACCCGCTGCACCACTACAAGAGTGCGGGTTTGAAATATCAATTATGCCCAAGATGGCAGTAGAGGATAAATCTGTTGATGAGATCTCtaagaaagaagaggaagaaaaaCAGAAAAAAGAGTTGGAAGAAAAAGAGGCTGCAGCAAAACTCAAGAAAGAGGCTGAGGAAAAGGTTGAAAAAGAAAGGAAAGAAGCTGAAGAGAAAGCTGCAAAACTTaaaaaagaagaggaagagaaagctGCAAAACTTaaaaaagaagaggaagagaaagctGCAAAACTTAAAAAAGAAGAGGAAAAAGCTGCAAAAttgaagaaagaagaagaaaaaaatgcacAACTCAAGAAAGAGGCTGAAGAAAAAGAAAAGGCTGTAAACCTGAAGAGAGAGGCTGAAGAAAAAGAAAAAGCTGCAAAACTCAACGAAGAAAAAGCTGCAAAAATcaagaaaggagaagaagaagaaaaagctgCAAAACTCAAGAAAGAAGCTGAAGAGAAAGCTGCAAAACTCAAGAAAGAAGCTGAAGAGAAAGCTGAAAAACTCAAGAAAGAAGCTGAAGAGAAAGCTAAACAATCAAAGCAAGCAGAGGGAAAAAATCAAGTTGAG GAGGAAAAGTCCAAAAAGCGG GAGGCTACGAAGGTGGAGTTGGAGAAACCGAAGTTAAGATCAGTGAGGAAAGACGAA AAGGAGTCCTCCCTCTCCAAGCAGCAGAACGGCGGAGTGGCGCGCTCCGCCGAGGACCAGGAGCGCCTGGAGGCGGAGCGTAAGCTGGAGGAGCTGAAGCGGCGTCGTGACGAGGCGGACAGCGAGGAGTTTGAGAAGATGAAGCAGAAACAGCACGAGTCTGAGGCCGAGCTGGAGGAgctgaagaagaagagggaggggaggaagaaggtcattgaggaggaagagaagcagaAGAAGGCAGAGCTGGCTGAAAAGAAGGCCAAGGAGCAG gaggagaggaagaggttgaAGGAAGAGATAGAGCAAAGAAGAAAAGACGCTgcagagaagaagaaacagaTGATCGAGGAATCGGGCGACGGAGACAAGAAACCCTTCACATTGGGTGTCACGCCCAAGGGCAAG ATTGGGGAGAGAGCAGAATTCCTGAACCAGAGAGCCCAGAAAGG CTGTAAGACATCACATGCTCCCATTGTCTCCAAGATAGGCAACAGACTGGACCTATACACTGCTGCAGTTCAG ACCAACCGGGATGTGAGGTCTCCTAAGTCTCCGGTCTCAGACCTGCCAGAGACACCAAGCATCCGCAACATCAAGAGCATGTGGGAGAAAGGGAACGTTGGGGTGGCCACTGAAAGCCCCAAGCCTATGAAtaag GATGCTGCTGATATTAAAGTGGGTGTGGCTGGACTGACCAAAGGCTGGGGCAAGAGCCCAGCAGACACTGGCAAGGCAGCTGCAGCCGCAGCTGAGAAGGCTGAC GACCTGAAACCTGTTGATGTGGGCAACAAGCGCAGCCTATGGGAAACAAAAGGCTCCTCCCCTGCTAAG GTGACAGTTGGAGGCAAGAACAAATCTGTCACAAATG cAGGTGTGGGCCGCTAA
- the LOC124004433 gene encoding non-muscle caldesmon-like isoform X3 → MDDDFDQRMELRRQRREQMRLDAEKGFSTTDDDEEAARERRRNAREERMKKAEMEESSSSTVTTEVNNTHSVTETESSSTGAEVSSSAGDGDDVVLLDRLAKREERRQKRLKEALDRQKEFDPTITDGNENSQEEPFPSGRHRGTEEEKEEKPAQEEVTTNSWSREEEKEVKEEEATPKEEETEPVTEPERAEEVEEEKKEEEKSKKREATKVELEKPKLRSVRKDEKESSLSKQQNGGVARSAEDQERLEAERKLEELKRRRDEADSEEFEKMKQKQHESEAELEELKKKREGRKKVIEEEEKQKKAELAEKKAKEQEERKRLKEEIEQRRKDAAEKKKQMIEESGDGDKKPFTLGVTPKGKIGERAEFLNQRAQKGCKTSHAPIVSKIGNRLDLYTAAVQTNRDVRSPKSPVSDLPETPSIRNIKSMWEKGNVGVATESPKPMNKDAADIKVGVAGLTKGWGKSPADTGKAAAAAAEKADDLKPVDVGNKRSLWETKGSSPAKVTVGGKNKSVTNAGVGR, encoded by the exons GGGCTTCAGCACaactgatgatgatgaggaggcgGCTCGCGAGCGTAGGAGAAACGCTCGTGAGGAACGAATGAAAAAGGCGGAGATGGAGGAGTCTAGCAGCAGCACCGTGACAACAGAGGTCAACAACACTCACAG tgtgacagagacagagtcctccTCCACCGGTGCAGAGGTGAGCTCCTCAGCAGGTGATGGGGATGACGTGGTACTCCTGGACCGCCTGGCCAAGCGGGAGGAACGCAGACAGAAGAGGTTGAAAGAGGCACTAGATAGACAGAAGGAGTTCGACCCTACCATCACCGATGGTAATGAGAACAGCCAGGAGGAGCCCTTCCCTAGCGGGCGCCACCgaggcacagaggaggagaaggaggagaaaccAGCCCAGGAGGAAGTAACCACCAACTcctggagtagagaggaggagaaggaggtgaaagaagaggaggcgaCGCCAAAGGAGGAAGAGACTGAACCCGTCACAGAGCCTGAGAGAgctgaggaggtggaggaagagaagaaagag GAGGAAAAGTCCAAAAAGCGG GAGGCTACGAAGGTGGAGTTGGAGAAACCGAAGTTAAGATCAGTGAGGAAAGACGAA AAGGAGTCCTCCCTCTCCAAGCAGCAGAACGGCGGAGTGGCGCGCTCCGCCGAGGACCAGGAGCGCCTGGAGGCGGAGCGTAAGCTGGAGGAGCTGAAGCGGCGTCGTGACGAGGCGGACAGCGAGGAGTTTGAGAAGATGAAGCAGAAACAGCACGAGTCTGAGGCCGAGCTGGAGGAgctgaagaagaagagggaggggaggaagaaggtcattgaggaggaagagaagcagaAGAAGGCAGAGCTGGCTGAAAAGAAGGCCAAGGAGCAG gaggagaggaagaggttgaAGGAAGAGATAGAGCAAAGAAGAAAAGACGCTgcagagaagaagaaacagaTGATCGAGGAATCGGGCGACGGAGACAAGAAACCCTTCACATTGGGTGTCACGCCCAAGGGCAAG ATTGGGGAGAGAGCAGAATTCCTGAACCAGAGAGCCCAGAAAGG CTGTAAGACATCACATGCTCCCATTGTCTCCAAGATAGGCAACAGACTGGACCTATACACTGCTGCAGTTCAG ACCAACCGGGATGTGAGGTCTCCTAAGTCTCCGGTCTCAGACCTGCCAGAGACACCAAGCATCCGCAACATCAAGAGCATGTGGGAGAAAGGGAACGTTGGGGTGGCCACTGAAAGCCCCAAGCCTATGAAtaag GATGCTGCTGATATTAAAGTGGGTGTGGCTGGACTGACCAAAGGCTGGGGCAAGAGCCCAGCAGACACTGGCAAGGCAGCTGCAGCCGCAGCTGAGAAGGCTGAC GACCTGAAACCTGTTGATGTGGGCAACAAGCGCAGCCTATGGGAAACAAAAGGCTCCTCCCCTGCTAAG GTGACAGTTGGAGGCAAGAACAAATCTGTCACAAATG cAGGTGTGGGCCGCTAA
- the LOC124004433 gene encoding caldesmon-like isoform X2, giving the protein MDDDFDQRMELRRQRREQMRLDAEKGFSTTDDDEEAARERRRNAREERMKKAEMEESSSSTVTTEVNNTHSVTETESSSTGAEVSSSAGDGDDVVLLDRLAKREERRQKRLKEALDRQKEFDPTITDGNENSQEEPFPSGRHRGTEEEKEEKPAQEEVTTNSWSREEEKEVKEEEATPKEEETEPVTEPERAEEVEEEKKEEDIEETQIVQEKCIEFVVPAAPLQECGFEISIMPKMAVEDKSVDEISKKEEEEKQKKELEEKEAAAKLKKEAEEKVEKERKEAEEKAAKLKKEEEEKAAKLKKEEEEKAAKLKKEEEKAAKLKKEEEKNAQLKKEAEEKEKAVNLKREAEEKEKAAKLNEEKAAKIKKGEEEEKAAKLKKEAEEKAAKLKKEAEEKAEKLKKEAEEKAKQSKQAEGKNQVEEEKSKKREATKVELEKPKLRSVRKDEKESSLSKQQNGGVARSAEDQERLEAERKLEELKRRRDEADSEEFEKMKQKQHESEAELEELKKKREGRKKVIEEEEKQKKAELAEKKAKEQEERKRLKEEIEQRRKDAAEKKKQMIEESGDGDKKPFTLGVTPKGKIGERAEFLNQRAQKGCKTSHAPIVSKIGNRLDLYTAAVQTNRDVRSPKSPVSDLPETPSIRNIKSMWEKGNVGVATESPKPMNKDAADIKVGVAGLTKGWGKSPADTGKAAAAAAEKADDLKPVDVGNKRSLWETKGSSPAKVTVGGKNKSVTNGVGR; this is encoded by the exons GGGCTTCAGCACaactgatgatgatgaggaggcgGCTCGCGAGCGTAGGAGAAACGCTCGTGAGGAACGAATGAAAAAGGCGGAGATGGAGGAGTCTAGCAGCAGCACCGTGACAACAGAGGTCAACAACACTCACAG tgtgacagagacagagtcctccTCCACCGGTGCAGAGGTGAGCTCCTCAGCAGGTGATGGGGATGACGTGGTACTCCTGGACCGCCTGGCCAAGCGGGAGGAACGCAGACAGAAGAGGTTGAAAGAGGCACTAGATAGACAGAAGGAGTTCGACCCTACCATCACCGATGGTAATGAGAACAGCCAGGAGGAGCCCTTCCCTAGCGGGCGCCACCgaggcacagaggaggagaaggaggagaaaccAGCCCAGGAGGAAGTAACCACCAACTcctggagtagagaggaggagaaggaggtgaaagaagaggaggcgaCGCCAAAGGAGGAAGAGACTGAACCCGTCACAGAGCCTGAGAGAgctgaggaggtggaggaagagaagaaagag GAAGACATTGAAGAAACACAAATAGTACAAGAGAAATGTATTGAATTTGTTGTACCCGCTGCACCACTACAAGAGTGCGGGTTTGAAATATCAATTATGCCCAAGATGGCAGTAGAGGATAAATCTGTTGATGAGATCTCtaagaaagaagaggaagaaaaaCAGAAAAAAGAGTTGGAAGAAAAAGAGGCTGCAGCAAAACTCAAGAAAGAGGCTGAGGAAAAGGTTGAAAAAGAAAGGAAAGAAGCTGAAGAGAAAGCTGCAAAACTTaaaaaagaagaggaagagaaagctGCAAAACTTaaaaaagaagaggaagagaaagctGCAAAACTTAAAAAAGAAGAGGAAAAAGCTGCAAAAttgaagaaagaagaagaaaaaaatgcacAACTCAAGAAAGAGGCTGAAGAAAAAGAAAAGGCTGTAAACCTGAAGAGAGAGGCTGAAGAAAAAGAAAAAGCTGCAAAACTCAACGAAGAAAAAGCTGCAAAAATcaagaaaggagaagaagaagaaaaagctgCAAAACTCAAGAAAGAAGCTGAAGAGAAAGCTGCAAAACTCAAGAAAGAAGCTGAAGAGAAAGCTGAAAAACTCAAGAAAGAAGCTGAAGAGAAAGCTAAACAATCAAAGCAAGCAGAGGGAAAAAATCAAGTTGAG GAGGAAAAGTCCAAAAAGCGG GAGGCTACGAAGGTGGAGTTGGAGAAACCGAAGTTAAGATCAGTGAGGAAAGACGAA AAGGAGTCCTCCCTCTCCAAGCAGCAGAACGGCGGAGTGGCGCGCTCCGCCGAGGACCAGGAGCGCCTGGAGGCGGAGCGTAAGCTGGAGGAGCTGAAGCGGCGTCGTGACGAGGCGGACAGCGAGGAGTTTGAGAAGATGAAGCAGAAACAGCACGAGTCTGAGGCCGAGCTGGAGGAgctgaagaagaagagggaggggaggaagaaggtcattgaggaggaagagaagcagaAGAAGGCAGAGCTGGCTGAAAAGAAGGCCAAGGAGCAG gaggagaggaagaggttgaAGGAAGAGATAGAGCAAAGAAGAAAAGACGCTgcagagaagaagaaacagaTGATCGAGGAATCGGGCGACGGAGACAAGAAACCCTTCACATTGGGTGTCACGCCCAAGGGCAAG ATTGGGGAGAGAGCAGAATTCCTGAACCAGAGAGCCCAGAAAGG CTGTAAGACATCACATGCTCCCATTGTCTCCAAGATAGGCAACAGACTGGACCTATACACTGCTGCAGTTCAG ACCAACCGGGATGTGAGGTCTCCTAAGTCTCCGGTCTCAGACCTGCCAGAGACACCAAGCATCCGCAACATCAAGAGCATGTGGGAGAAAGGGAACGTTGGGGTGGCCACTGAAAGCCCCAAGCCTATGAAtaag GATGCTGCTGATATTAAAGTGGGTGTGGCTGGACTGACCAAAGGCTGGGGCAAGAGCCCAGCAGACACTGGCAAGGCAGCTGCAGCCGCAGCTGAGAAGGCTGAC GACCTGAAACCTGTTGATGTGGGCAACAAGCGCAGCCTATGGGAAACAAAAGGCTCCTCCCCTGCTAAG GTGACAGTTGGAGGCAAGAACAAATCTGTCACAAATG GTGTGGGCCGCTAA